The DNA sequence CCCTATCTCACCCTCCGCCCTTTCCAATAAAAAGAAAGCGGCAACAAAGCCAGTGTACCAATCAGCACTATATAGAAAGGATGGATCAACTGCACGGGTAGTAGCCAAGTCAGCCACTTGCCCTCACCCATTTCGCGACAAGCAAAGCGCAGGTAAAATCCTTCGACTATCAATTTCACCAGCCAAGCTAAGGCCACTACAAAGGGCTGGAAAAAAAGTAAAGGAAGGAGCAGTAGCAGCCCCCAGGAGAGTAGATAAACCAGCCCTTGAAAAATGATCAAATAAGGATCGCGATAAGCTCCCGTTTTTCCGGCCCAGCGCAGGCGTTGCCAAAATAATTTTGACCAACTATCCTCTGCTTCCGTGCAAACGGTAGCTGATGTAGTAAATAAGAACTGAATGGATTTGACGTCTTTCTTTACCGCTTTTTGCAGCAAGAAAATATCATCGCCTGAGGCCAGCTTTTCATTACCCAGGTAAGCGCCGAGTTCCTGGAAATAAGTTTTGGTAAAGGCCAGGTTGGCCCCATTGGCTAAAAGTGGACGCCCCTGATAAACGGCGGCTCCGGTGAGCAACATAGTGCCGCAAACATCCAGCCCTTGCCAGGCAGTGAGCAAGCTTGCGGGGCCGCTCATTTTTACGGGACCTAAGATCATTTTTGCGCCCCCGTGCCAAGCAGCAGCTATTTCTTCCAGCCAGCCCTTCGGCACAACCACATCTGCATCGGTGGTGACGATGAGTGTCCCCTGGGCTTTTTGAATGGCTTTTTCCAGTGCTGCTTTTTTGCCCTGACCATGATCTCCTTGCAGCGGTATCAAGTGCACTCTTTGATCTATGATTTGCTCGACGATCTTGGCGGTGCCATCCGATGAATGATCATCAATGACAATAATTTCCATTTTTCCGAAAGGGTAATCCTGGCTCAAGACCGACTGAAGGCAAGCCCCGATATTGGCCGCTTCGTTGCGAGCCGGAATGATGACGG is a window from the Lewinella sp. LCG006 genome containing:
- a CDS encoding glycosyltransferase, coding for MDVVPSIFYLVASTVVLYGTLVLSLLYAFFLAWLAKRWKDGARAYRAPVAAAELPLISVIIPARNEAANIGACLQSVLSQDYPFGKMEIIVIDDHSSDGTAKIVEQIIDQRVHLIPLQGDHGQGKKAALEKAIQKAQGTLIVTTDADVVVPKGWLEEIAAAWHGGAKMILGPVKMSGPASLLTAWQGLDVCGTMLLTGAAVYQGRPLLANGANLAFTKTYFQELGAYLGNEKLASGDDIFLLQKAVKKDVKSIQFLFTTSATVCTEAEDSWSKLFWQRLRWAGKTGAYRDPYLIIFQGLVYLLSWGLLLLLPLLFFQPFVVALAWLVKLIVEGFYLRFACREMGEGKWLTWLLPVQLIHPFYIVLIGTLALLPLSFYWKGRRVR